One window from the genome of Rhodopseudomonas sp. P2A-2r encodes:
- a CDS encoding GntR family transcriptional regulator — translation MNEVLAGLVDVERTDGGVTLTRQLYDQLRATMLSGAWPPDHRLPSSRDLARQLGVSRNTVSGVIDQLAMEGYLDVAQGRRPTVAASAATKLVGGNAVARHARKPRYTSRWAERLRKADWPFQEGPARPLAPAHADARTFPHDVWARCLRRAARHAPRAPRRSTVCRCAPPCSAIWSSIAGCTPRRDRSSSCHPPSLRSN, via the coding sequence ATGAACGAAGTTCTCGCAGGGCTGGTCGATGTCGAACGCACGGACGGCGGCGTGACGCTGACCCGGCAGCTCTACGACCAGTTGCGCGCGACGATGCTGAGCGGCGCGTGGCCACCGGACCATCGCCTGCCGTCGAGCCGCGACCTGGCACGCCAGCTCGGCGTCTCCCGCAACACCGTGTCGGGGGTCATCGACCAACTGGCCATGGAAGGCTATCTCGACGTCGCGCAGGGCCGCCGTCCCACCGTCGCCGCGAGCGCCGCTACCAAGCTCGTTGGCGGCAACGCCGTGGCGCGCCATGCCCGGAAGCCGCGGTATACCTCCCGATGGGCCGAGCGGCTGCGAAAGGCCGACTGGCCGTTCCAGGAAGGCCCGGCGCGACCGCTGGCGCCGGCCCACGCCGATGCAAGGACGTTTCCCCACGATGTCTGGGCGCGCTGCCTGCGCCGCGCCGCGCGGCATGCCCCGCGGGCGCCGCGGCGCTCAACCGTATGTCGCTGCGCGCCGCCCTGCTCCGCCATCTGGTCGAGCATCGCGGGGTGCACGCCGAGGCGCGACAGATCATCATCCTGCCATCCGCCCAGTCTGCGATCGAACTGA
- a CDS encoding PLP-dependent aminotransferase family protein: MSLRAALLRHLVEHRGVHAEARQIIILPSAQSAIELTARMLLNAGDIAWVESPGYGGARAAMEAAGAEVRGVPLDRNGLAWNGRRDRPRLIFVTPSHQHPTGRLMPINRRRELLRFADEAGATVIEDDYDSEIHYDGRPVAALQGLDATGRVFYVGTFSKSTFADIRCGYVIVPPDLAELFETAQRHSGQIMPAPVQDALAEFIDDGHFAAHIRKMTRIYRARRDRLVQALSAAAGAHLTLEPPAEGVQLLAHLDARLDDRTVAARLAAAGVTARPLSPHFTGAIGGQGLFLGFAAWNEPEIDAAAATIGRVLGDMSGPAGKRRRKA; this comes from the coding sequence ATGTCGCTGCGCGCCGCCCTGCTCCGCCATCTGGTCGAGCATCGCGGGGTGCACGCCGAGGCGCGACAGATCATCATCCTGCCATCCGCCCAGTCTGCGATCGAACTGACGGCACGGATGCTGCTCAATGCCGGTGACATCGCCTGGGTGGAGAGCCCCGGCTATGGCGGCGCGCGCGCTGCAATGGAAGCTGCCGGCGCCGAGGTGCGCGGCGTGCCGCTGGATCGCAACGGCCTCGCATGGAATGGCCGCCGCGACCGGCCGCGGCTGATTTTCGTCACGCCTTCGCATCAGCATCCCACCGGTCGGCTGATGCCGATCAACCGTCGGCGCGAACTGCTACGCTTCGCCGATGAGGCCGGCGCTACTGTGATCGAGGACGACTACGACAGCGAGATCCACTATGACGGCCGGCCGGTCGCGGCGCTTCAGGGCCTCGACGCCACCGGCCGCGTGTTCTACGTCGGCACCTTCTCGAAATCGACCTTTGCGGATATCCGCTGCGGCTATGTGATCGTGCCGCCCGATCTGGCCGAGTTGTTCGAGACAGCGCAGCGCCACAGCGGCCAGATCATGCCGGCGCCGGTGCAGGATGCCTTGGCCGAGTTCATCGACGACGGTCACTTCGCCGCGCACATTCGCAAGATGACGCGCATCTACCGCGCCCGGCGCGACCGGCTGGTGCAGGCGCTCTCGGCCGCCGCCGGCGCGCATCTCACCCTTGAGCCGCCGGCCGAGGGCGTCCAGTTGCTGGCGCATCTCGATGCCCGGCTCGACGATCGCACGGTCGCCGCGCGCCTGGCCGCAGCCGGCGTCACCGCCCGGCCGCTGTCGCCGCACTTCACGGGTGCGATCGGCGGCCAGGGTCTGTTCCTCGGCTTTGCCGCCTGGAACGAGCCGGAGATCGACGCTGCCGCCGCGACCATCGGCCGGGTGCTCGGGGACATGAGCGGACCCGCGGGGAAACGCCGACGAAAAGCATGA
- a CDS encoding class II aldolase/adducin family protein has translation MSPAEARLKEVPSDMTEAEWTQRVNLAAAYRLVAYYGWDDLVDTHISARVPGPEHHFLINPYGLMFDEITASSLVKIDLHGNQLTESDYSINPAGFTIHSAIHEVREDAGCVMHLHTPDGTAVASCLEGLQPLNQTAQLVTHDLAYHDYEGIALDHDERPRLQKDLGEHNFMLLRNHGTLTVGRSVASAFERMFHLERACTMQVRTRMLGPVAYPVDQAVIDKNTQVVSNPDRAELRSTRLVWPPLLRKLDRLDPSYKN, from the coding sequence ATGTCACCAGCAGAAGCGCGCCTCAAGGAAGTGCCATCCGACATGACCGAGGCCGAATGGACCCAGCGCGTCAATCTGGCCGCGGCGTATCGGCTGGTGGCCTATTACGGCTGGGACGACTTGGTCGACACCCACATCTCGGCTCGCGTCCCCGGCCCGGAGCATCACTTCCTGATCAATCCCTACGGCCTGATGTTCGACGAAATCACCGCCTCCAGCCTGGTCAAGATCGACCTGCACGGCAACCAGCTGACCGAGAGCGACTACAGCATCAACCCGGCCGGCTTCACCATCCACTCGGCCATCCATGAGGTCCGCGAGGACGCCGGCTGTGTCATGCATCTGCACACGCCGGATGGCACCGCGGTCGCGAGTTGCCTGGAAGGCCTGCAGCCGCTGAACCAGACCGCTCAGCTGGTCACCCACGATCTCGCTTATCACGACTATGAAGGCATCGCGCTCGACCATGACGAACGCCCGCGCCTGCAGAAGGATCTGGGCGAGCACAACTTCATGCTGTTGCGCAACCACGGCACCCTGACCGTCGGCCGCTCGGTGGCCTCTGCATTCGAGCGCATGTTCCATCTGGAACGCGCCTGCACCATGCAGGTGCGCACCCGGATGCTGGGTCCGGTCGCCTATCCGGTCGACCAGGCGGTCATCGACAAGAACACCCAGGTGGTGTCGAATCCCGACCGCGCCGAATTGCGGTCCACCCGGCTGGTCTGGCCGCCGCTGTTGCGCAAGCTCGACCGCCTCGATCCCTCTTACAAGAACTGA
- a CDS encoding M20/M25/M40 family metallo-hydrolase, with translation MSSTSQLQPVLDRIDADFDQSLERLFALLRIKSISADPAFTDDCKKAAEHLAADIASLGFDAEVRPTAGHPAIVATAKGNTGTRPHILFYGHYDVQPVDPLNLWNRPPFEPVVTKHADGRDIIVARGAQDDKGQLSTFVEACRAWVKVTGALPVDLTICIEGEEEVGSKNFVPFLEANKKDLAADFAVVCDTGMWDSDTPAITTALRGLVYEEVKITAANRDLHSGIYGGGAQNPIRVLTRILGGLHDDNGRITIPGYYDGVKDLPPEILAQWKKLGLTAETFLKPIGLSIPAGEKDRELIEQISSRPTCDINGIVGGYTGEGSKTVIASHASAKVSFRIVEGQDPVKVRDAFRAYVLARLPGDCTAEFLDHSNAPAIALDWNMKPLAAAKAALTDEWGKDALLIASGASIPIVADFKRTLGLDTVLVGFGLDDDNIHSPNEKYDLKSFHKGIRSWARILAAFAEGKK, from the coding sequence ATGTCCAGCACGTCGCAACTGCAGCCTGTCCTCGATCGCATCGATGCCGATTTCGACCAGAGCCTGGAGCGGCTGTTCGCGCTGCTGCGGATCAAGTCGATCTCGGCCGATCCTGCCTTCACCGACGACTGCAAGAAGGCGGCCGAACATCTCGCCGCGGACATCGCCTCGCTTGGCTTCGACGCCGAAGTGCGGCCGACCGCCGGACATCCGGCGATCGTCGCCACGGCCAAGGGGAACACCGGCACGCGGCCGCATATCCTGTTCTACGGCCATTACGACGTGCAGCCGGTCGACCCGTTGAATCTCTGGAACCGCCCGCCGTTCGAGCCGGTGGTGACCAAGCATGCCGACGGTCGCGACATCATCGTCGCGCGCGGCGCGCAGGACGACAAGGGGCAGCTCTCCACCTTCGTGGAAGCCTGCCGCGCCTGGGTGAAGGTGACTGGGGCGTTGCCGGTCGATCTCACCATCTGCATCGAGGGCGAGGAGGAAGTCGGCTCGAAGAATTTTGTGCCCTTCCTCGAGGCCAACAAGAAAGATCTTGCCGCCGATTTCGCCGTGGTCTGCGATACCGGCATGTGGGATTCCGACACGCCGGCGATCACCACGGCGCTGCGCGGCCTCGTCTATGAAGAAGTGAAGATCACCGCCGCCAACCGCGACCTGCATTCCGGCATCTATGGCGGCGGCGCGCAGAATCCGATCCGGGTGCTGACGCGGATTCTCGGCGGGCTGCACGACGACAACGGCCGCATCACCATCCCCGGCTACTACGATGGCGTGAAGGATCTGCCGCCGGAGATCCTGGCGCAGTGGAAGAAGCTGGGCCTCACCGCCGAGACATTCCTGAAGCCGATCGGGCTGTCGATCCCAGCCGGAGAAAAGGACCGCGAACTGATCGAGCAGATTTCGTCGCGGCCGACCTGCGACATCAACGGCATCGTCGGCGGCTACACCGGCGAGGGCTCCAAGACGGTGATCGCGTCGCACGCTTCAGCAAAAGTCTCGTTCCGCATCGTCGAGGGCCAGGATCCCGTCAAGGTCCGCGATGCATTCCGCGCCTATGTGCTGGCGCGTCTGCCGGGCGACTGCACCGCGGAATTTCTCGATCACTCCAACGCGCCGGCGATCGCGCTCGACTGGAACATGAAACCGCTCGCCGCGGCGAAGGCGGCGCTGACCGACGAGTGGGGCAAGGATGCACTGCTGATCGCCTCGGGCGCCTCGATCCCGATCGTCGCCGACTTCAAGCGCACGCTGGGCCTCGACACTGTGCTGGTCGGTTTCGGGCTCGACGACGACAACATCCATTCGCCGAACGAGAAGTACGACCTGAAAAGTTTCCACAAGGGCATCCGTTCGTGGGCGCGCATTCTCGCGGCGTTCGCGGAGGGAAAGAAGTAA
- a CDS encoding ArnT family glycosyltransferase has translation MDRQSNSTAPITDVAYGWFLAQVARLRSLDIPGWVWVVLLWAVFAFPAVALRGAHYEEGTVIGLARGAFEDGNWLAPHLYGNRFVERPVLLSWIAAALSWPFGGVTLWSARVPHLLFLLAGGLMVFNLVRPLTRTPPAVFGALCWFACSMVGQKFVTAEPDVMLSALLFAAFLVWWRGSERGAVSFPRWLLVGLLLAAAGLTKGPQPIAYFTLGVGAYLLIRRRWRDMPGFIIANAVAAILVGAWYFAVMQPGDLAAWRNHSRLAEGMGMGRWLRDHLDFIVSIFVEWLPGSLLLGPAIVALARKQDLRDNDLVLAVVLYAGVGTLALLAWPGGVATRYAMPANLALAVLGGILYDRWWSSHPRLIGAGNTVVIAISSYLILLGWIAMPLAPDAFRQATIAAQTIEAVRTLRPGTLYVSSDVANVNILAHVAAPVRVVSLAQIGQLTAPALALLTPADVAALSAGRPDLRFVAHAAIRDKSGANIVEIVPH, from the coding sequence ATGGATCGACAATCGAATTCGACGGCGCCGATCACCGACGTCGCCTATGGCTGGTTTCTCGCGCAAGTGGCGCGGCTGCGCAGCCTCGACATTCCGGGCTGGGTCTGGGTGGTATTGCTGTGGGCGGTGTTCGCTTTTCCTGCGGTGGCGCTGCGTGGCGCGCATTACGAGGAAGGCACGGTGATCGGGCTGGCGCGGGGCGCGTTCGAGGACGGCAACTGGCTGGCGCCGCATCTCTACGGCAACCGTTTCGTCGAGCGACCGGTGCTGCTGTCGTGGATCGCGGCGGCGCTGAGCTGGCCGTTCGGCGGCGTGACGCTGTGGAGCGCCCGCGTCCCGCATCTGCTGTTCCTGCTCGCGGGCGGGCTGATGGTGTTCAACCTGGTGCGCCCGCTGACGCGCACGCCGCCGGCGGTGTTCGGCGCGCTGTGCTGGTTCGCCTGTTCCATGGTCGGGCAGAAATTCGTCACCGCCGAGCCCGATGTCATGCTCTCGGCGCTGCTGTTCGCCGCTTTCCTCGTCTGGTGGAGAGGATCCGAGAGGGGAGCAGTCTCGTTCCCGCGCTGGCTGCTGGTCGGCCTGCTGCTCGCGGCCGCGGGGCTGACCAAGGGGCCGCAGCCGATCGCCTATTTCACGCTGGGCGTTGGTGCCTATCTGCTGATCCGGCGGCGCTGGCGCGACATGCCCGGCTTCATCATTGCCAATGCGGTGGCCGCGATTCTCGTCGGCGCCTGGTATTTTGCCGTGATGCAGCCCGGCGATCTCGCGGCCTGGCGCAATCATTCGCGGCTGGCCGAAGGCATGGGGATGGGGCGATGGCTGCGCGATCATCTCGACTTCATCGTCAGCATCTTCGTGGAATGGCTGCCGGGCTCGCTGCTGCTCGGCCCGGCGATCGTGGCGCTGGCGCGCAAGCAAGACCTTCGCGACAACGACCTTGTGCTAGCCGTCGTGCTGTATGCCGGCGTCGGCACGCTGGCACTGCTGGCGTGGCCGGGCGGGGTGGCGACACGCTATGCGATGCCGGCCAATCTGGCGCTCGCGGTACTCGGCGGCATCCTTTACGACAGGTGGTGGAGCAGCCATCCGCGGCTGATCGGTGCCGGCAATACGGTGGTGATCGCGATCTCCAGCTATCTGATCCTGCTTGGCTGGATCGCCATGCCGTTGGCGCCGGATGCGTTCCGGCAAGCCACGATCGCGGCGCAAACCATCGAGGCGGTGCGGACGCTGCGGCCCGGCACGCTTTACGTGAGCAGCGACGTAGCCAACGTCAATATCCTGGCCCATGTGGCGGCGCCGGTGCGGGTCGTCTCGCTGGCACAGATCGGCCAGCTGACGGCGCCGGCGCTCGCGCTGCTGACGCCGGCGGACGTGGCGGCGCTGTCGGCCGGCAGGCCGGATCTCCGCTTCGTCGCCCATGCCGCCATCAGGGACAAGAGCGGCGCCAATATCGTGGAAATCGTGCCCCATTGA
- a CDS encoding helicase HerA-like C-terminal domain-containing protein — protein sequence MGTGTGDTDDKIFIGKGEQPAWLTLGLANRHGLVTGATGTGKTVSLQVMAEGFARAGVPVFAADIKGDLSGIAEAGEGKDFILARAKEMALTFQPDQFSTIFWDVFGEQGHPVRATVSEMGPLLLSRMMDLNEVQEGVLNIAFRVADEQGLLLMDMKDLRAILSYVAEHASELTTQYGNVSKQTIGTIQRQLLVLENQGADKFFGEPALQLKDFMRTDRDGRGMINILVADKLMQSPQLYATFLLWMLSELFEELPEAGDPPKPKLVFFFDEAHLLFNDAPKALMDKIEQVVRLIRSKGVGVYFVTQNPIDVPDKVLAQLGNRVQHALRAFTPRDQKAVQAAAQTFRPNPKLDTAAVITQLGKGEALVSFLEGNGTPAMVERVMVRPPSARIGPVTPEERKAIMAASPVKGKYDTTIDSESAYEVLQKRIAGTAATAGASGGGILGQLGSIVGSIFGTGVSRGKLSTGQVIARNVARSVSNQVVGGIAASVGKSVGGSLGSSIGREIVRGTLGGILKR from the coding sequence ATGGGAACCGGCACCGGGGATACTGACGACAAGATCTTCATCGGCAAGGGCGAGCAGCCGGCCTGGCTGACGCTTGGCCTCGCCAATCGCCATGGCCTCGTGACCGGTGCGACGGGAACGGGAAAAACCGTGTCGCTGCAGGTGATGGCTGAAGGATTTGCCCGCGCCGGCGTTCCTGTTTTTGCCGCCGACATCAAGGGCGACCTGTCCGGCATTGCCGAAGCGGGAGAGGGCAAGGATTTCATCCTCGCCCGCGCCAAGGAAATGGCGTTGACGTTCCAGCCGGACCAGTTCTCGACGATTTTCTGGGATGTCTTCGGCGAGCAGGGCCATCCGGTCCGCGCCACCGTTTCGGAAATGGGGCCGCTCTTGCTGAGCCGGATGATGGATCTCAACGAGGTCCAGGAAGGCGTATTGAACATCGCATTCCGGGTTGCCGACGAGCAGGGCCTGCTGCTGATGGACATGAAGGACCTGCGGGCGATCCTGTCATATGTGGCTGAACACGCATCCGAACTGACGACGCAGTATGGCAACGTCTCCAAGCAGACCATCGGGACGATCCAGCGCCAGCTGCTGGTGCTGGAGAACCAGGGTGCGGACAAGTTCTTCGGAGAGCCGGCACTGCAGTTGAAGGACTTCATGCGTACCGACCGCGACGGGCGCGGCATGATCAATATCCTGGTCGCCGACAAGTTGATGCAGAGCCCGCAGCTCTACGCCACCTTCCTGCTGTGGATGCTGTCGGAGCTGTTCGAGGAATTGCCTGAAGCGGGTGACCCGCCGAAGCCGAAACTGGTGTTCTTCTTCGACGAGGCGCACCTGTTGTTCAACGATGCGCCCAAGGCGCTGATGGACAAGATCGAACAGGTGGTGCGGCTGATCCGCTCCAAGGGCGTCGGCGTCTACTTCGTGACGCAAAATCCGATCGACGTCCCCGACAAGGTGCTGGCGCAGCTCGGTAACCGGGTCCAGCACGCGCTGCGCGCCTTCACCCCGCGCGACCAGAAGGCGGTGCAAGCCGCAGCACAGACCTTCCGTCCCAATCCCAAGCTGGATACCGCTGCCGTCATTACCCAACTCGGCAAGGGCGAGGCGCTGGTGTCGTTCCTGGAAGGTAACGGCACGCCAGCCATGGTTGAGCGGGTGATGGTGCGGCCGCCTTCAGCACGGATCGGGCCGGTCACGCCGGAGGAGCGCAAGGCGATCATGGCGGCGAGCCCGGTGAAGGGCAAGTACGACACCACCATCGACTCCGAATCCGCCTATGAGGTTCTGCAAAAGCGCATCGCCGGTACCGCGGCGACCGCAGGCGCGTCAGGCGGTGGCATCCTCGGCCAGCTTGGCTCCATCGTCGGCAGCATTTTCGGCACCGGTGTTTCACGTGGCAAACTGTCGACCGGACAGGTGATTGCGCGCAATGTCGCGCGCTCCGTCAGCAACCAGGTTGTTGGCGGCATCGCAGCCAGCGTCGGCAAGTCGGTGGGCGGTTCGCTGGGCAGTTCGATCGGCCGCGAGATCGTGCGCGGCACACTCGGCGGGATCCTGAAGCGATAG
- a CDS encoding DUF2267 domain-containing protein — translation MDELIEQLATKVGIDKAVAEKTIGIILGFLRNEGPSTQVQALIDKIPGAEAAIESSGTSGGLGGLMGGGLMALGSKLMGLGLGMGEIQSVARELFKFGRDKIGADQMGEIIAGTPGLSQFA, via the coding sequence ATGGACGAGTTGATCGAACAGCTGGCCACCAAGGTCGGCATAGACAAGGCTGTGGCTGAGAAGACCATCGGCATCATCCTGGGCTTCCTTCGCAACGAAGGGCCTTCCACTCAGGTCCAGGCGCTGATCGACAAGATCCCCGGTGCGGAAGCGGCGATTGAATCCTCCGGCACGTCCGGCGGGCTCGGCGGATTGATGGGCGGCGGCCTGATGGCGCTTGGCAGCAAGCTGATGGGCCTCGGCCTCGGCATGGGCGAAATCCAGAGCGTCGCCCGTGAACTTTTCAAATTCGGTCGCGACAAAATCGGGGCGGATCAGATGGGCGAGATCATCGCCGGGACGCCCGGTCTCAGCCAGTTCGCTTAA
- a CDS encoding DUF4332 domain-containing protein, translating into MTYPISKIDGLTAFAASKLKSAGIRTMEGLLEAAHTAKGRKELSAKTGFSEQQLLEWANLADYLRIPGMGKAKAELLRASGVNTVRELTHRNPVRLAQAMKEANDKRKLVQVMPSEKSVGQLIEKARSLPLKITY; encoded by the coding sequence ATGACATATCCCATCTCCAAGATTGACGGCCTGACGGCCTTCGCAGCGTCCAAACTGAAATCCGCCGGCATTCGCACCATGGAAGGTCTGCTTGAGGCCGCCCACACCGCGAAAGGCCGAAAGGAGCTTTCGGCCAAGACCGGATTCAGCGAGCAGCAGTTGCTGGAATGGGCCAACCTTGCGGACTACCTGCGGATTCCCGGGATGGGCAAGGCAAAGGCTGAATTGTTGCGGGCCTCGGGCGTCAATACCGTGCGCGAACTCACGCATCGCAATCCCGTCCGCCTGGCCCAGGCCATGAAAGAGGCCAATGACAAGCGCAAGCTCGTCCAGGTGATGCCGTCGGAAAAGTCAGTCGGACAGCTGATCGAGAAGGCACGCAGCCTGCCGCTGAAGATCACCTATTGA
- a CDS encoding YitT family protein has protein sequence MQPQRHRFYEDMLALLTGTLLVSLGISLYSKAMLITGSSAGIALLLQYATGFGFGTVFFAVTIPFYYLAIKRMGWPFTIRTFIAVLLVSVFSRLTPLWIGYSMLQPLYAAVIGGALMGVGMLILFRHRTGLGGMNILALYLQDHYGIRAGYFQLAVDVVIMLLALFILDLQQVILSAIGAAVLNIIVGMNHRPGRYIGIS, from the coding sequence ATGCAGCCGCAACGCCACAGGTTTTACGAGGACATGCTGGCGCTACTGACCGGCACGCTGCTGGTGTCGCTCGGCATCAGCCTGTACTCGAAGGCCATGCTGATCACGGGCAGTTCGGCTGGCATCGCCTTGCTCCTGCAATACGCGACCGGCTTCGGGTTCGGCACGGTCTTCTTCGCGGTCACCATTCCCTTCTATTATCTCGCCATCAAGCGCATGGGCTGGCCCTTCACGATCAGGACCTTCATCGCGGTGCTGCTGGTGTCGGTATTTTCGCGGCTGACGCCGCTGTGGATTGGCTATTCGATGCTGCAGCCGCTCTATGCTGCGGTGATCGGCGGCGCGCTGATGGGCGTCGGCATGCTGATCCTGTTTCGCCATCGCACCGGGCTCGGCGGCATGAATATCCTGGCGCTCTACCTGCAGGACCACTATGGCATTCGGGCCGGCTATTTTCAGCTCGCCGTCGATGTCGTGATCATGCTGCTGGCCCTTTTCATCCTCGATCTCCAGCAGGTCATTTTGTCAGCGATCGGTGCCGCCGTATTGAACATCATCGTCGGCATGAACCACCGCCCCGGCCGCTATATTGGCATCAGTTGA
- the folP gene encoding dihydropteroate synthase has protein sequence MIAPHSRPAALPEHHPALQAFLSQAVPAVMGVLNVTPDSFSDGGHFTAPEQALAQARRMIAEGAEIIDLGAESTRPYGSQPISADEELQRLRPVLGDVVALGVPVSVDSMKASVIAWALGAGASIANDVWGLHRDPDMARVVAEHGAPVVVMHNRDTVDPTIDIIKDILAFFARSLEIAAKAGIPGGHIVLDPGIGFGKTPEQSMTVLARLGELQSFGLPLLVGASRKKFISTVTPSEPQQRLGGSIAAHLLATQRGARIIRAHDVAETVQALRVAAAIEEFR, from the coding sequence ATGATCGCGCCCCATTCAAGACCCGCGGCCCTGCCAGAACACCACCCCGCGTTGCAGGCGTTCCTGTCGCAGGCGGTCCCGGCGGTGATGGGTGTGCTCAACGTGACGCCGGATTCGTTCTCCGACGGCGGTCACTTTACGGCGCCCGAACAGGCGCTGGCGCAGGCCCGGCGGATGATCGCCGAGGGTGCGGAGATCATCGACCTCGGCGCGGAGTCGACGCGGCCCTACGGGTCACAACCGATTTCGGCGGACGAAGAGTTGCAGCGCCTGCGGCCGGTGCTCGGCGATGTCGTTGCGCTCGGTGTGCCAGTCTCCGTCGACAGCATGAAGGCCAGCGTGATCGCCTGGGCGCTCGGCGCTGGCGCAAGCATTGCCAACGATGTCTGGGGCCTGCACCGCGATCCCGACATGGCGCGCGTCGTCGCCGAACATGGCGCGCCGGTAGTGGTGATGCACAACCGCGACACCGTCGACCCGACCATCGACATCATCAAGGATATCTTAGCGTTTTTTGCACGCTCGCTGGAGATCGCGGCAAAGGCCGGCATCCCCGGCGGGCATATCGTGCTCGATCCCGGCATCGGCTTCGGCAAGACGCCGGAGCAGAGCATGACGGTGCTGGCGCGCCTCGGCGAATTGCAGAGCTTCGGCCTGCCACTGCTGGTCGGCGCGTCGCGCAAGAAATTCATCAGCACCGTGACGCCTTCCGAACCGCAGCAGCGGCTCGGCGGTTCGATCGCGGCGCACCTGCTCGCCACGCAGCGCGGCGCCAGGATCATCCGCGCCCATGACGTGGCGGAAACCGTGCAGGCGCTGCGCGTGGCTGCGGCAATCGAGGAGTTCCGATGA
- the folB gene encoding dihydroneopterin aldolase, with product MSDIIFIKGVSVHAHHGILDYEGVVGQRFVIDIELTADIAVASHSDRLSDTVSYANVVATAIAAFKDVNYKLVERAAGAVADAVLAQFPKVTAIKVTVHKPHAPIAAIFDDVGVVINRVRS from the coding sequence ATGAGCGACATCATCTTCATCAAGGGCGTTTCGGTCCATGCCCATCACGGCATTCTCGACTACGAAGGCGTGGTCGGGCAGCGCTTCGTCATCGACATCGAACTGACCGCGGACATCGCCGTCGCCTCGCACAGCGATCGCCTCAGTGACACCGTCTCCTACGCCAACGTGGTGGCGACCGCGATCGCCGCCTTCAAGGACGTCAATTACAAGCTGGTCGAACGCGCCGCCGGTGCCGTCGCCGATGCCGTGCTGGCGCAATTCCCGAAGGTCACCGCCATCAAGGTCACCGTGCACAAGCCGCATGCGCCGATCGCTGCGATCTTCGATGATGTCGGGGTCGTCATCAATCGCGTCAGGTCGTAG
- the folK gene encoding 2-amino-4-hydroxy-6-hydroxymethyldihydropteridine diphosphokinase, with translation MASVLIALGGNVGDVRATFQKAIANICGMTQAALLARSADYATPPWGDEQQARFINACIEIETELDPHALLFTLHRIEHKFGRDRLKERHWGPRPLDLDLLAYDDFSIAKPELMLPHPRMFERAFVLVPLAEIAPDRVIAGKTARTALAGLSTDGIERLPDLA, from the coding sequence GTGGCCAGCGTACTGATCGCGCTCGGCGGCAATGTCGGCGACGTCCGCGCCACCTTCCAGAAAGCCATCGCCAATATCTGCGGCATGACGCAAGCCGCCTTGCTGGCGCGCTCCGCCGACTACGCGACGCCGCCGTGGGGCGACGAACAGCAGGCGCGCTTCATCAATGCCTGCATCGAGATAGAGACTGAACTCGACCCACACGCTTTGCTGTTCACGCTGCATCGGATCGAACACAAATTCGGCCGCGACCGGCTCAAGGAGCGGCACTGGGGACCGCGTCCGCTCGACCTCGATCTGCTGGCCTACGACGACTTCAGCATCGCCAAGCCGGAGCTGATGCTGCCGCATCCGCGCATGTTCGAGCGCGCCTTCGTGCTGGTGCCGCTGGCGGAGATCGCGCCGGACCGTGTCATCGCCGGCAAGACCGCACGCACCGCGCTGGCGGGGCTGTCGACCGACGGCATCGAGCGCCTGCCCGACCTCGCCTGA